The following proteins come from a genomic window of Magnetococcales bacterium:
- the bluB gene encoding 5,6-dimethylbenzimidazole synthase — MENHPAASLRNHQLSPSERTGLYKTVFSRRDVRGQFKQDPIPVQVLSRLLLAAHHAPSVGFMQPWDFIVVTDPKVKQAVHAGFQKAHAEAAEMFSGEKQNIYRSLKLEGILESPINICVTCDRDRTGPVVIGRTADPAMDLYSSVCAVQNLWLAARAEGLGLGWVSIIHPDTLRAALGIPDTITPIAYLCLGYVSHFFDKPELESAGWLPRLPLDDLIHGDQWGNKNGLTHADLKAHIRKDLARAAQGDLPGILME, encoded by the coding sequence ATGGAAAACCATCCTGCCGCATCCTTGCGGAATCACCAGTTATCGCCTTCGGAGCGCACTGGCCTCTACAAAACCGTTTTCAGCCGCCGCGATGTCCGCGGACAGTTCAAACAGGATCCGATTCCGGTTCAGGTATTGAGCCGTCTGCTGTTGGCGGCGCATCACGCCCCCTCGGTCGGATTCATGCAGCCCTGGGATTTCATCGTCGTCACCGACCCCAAGGTCAAACAGGCGGTACACGCCGGTTTCCAGAAAGCCCATGCCGAAGCGGCGGAAATGTTTTCGGGAGAAAAACAAAACATCTACCGATCCCTCAAACTGGAGGGAATTCTTGAATCGCCCATCAATATTTGCGTCACCTGCGACCGCGACCGGACCGGACCGGTCGTCATCGGTCGAACCGCCGATCCGGCCATGGATCTCTACAGCAGCGTCTGCGCCGTGCAAAATCTGTGGCTGGCGGCCCGGGCCGAAGGGCTTGGCCTGGGTTGGGTGAGCATCATCCACCCGGACACCCTGCGCGCCGCCCTGGGGATTCCGGACACGATCACCCCCATCGCCTATCTCTGCCTTGGATACGTCAGCCATTTTTTCGACAAACCAGAACTGGAAAGCGCCGGCTGGCTCCCCCGACTCCCGTTGGATGATCTGATCCATGGCGACCAGTGGGGCAACAAGAACGGTTTGACCCATGCCGACCTGAAGGCGCATATCCGAAAGGATCTTGCCCGCGCCGCCCAGGGCGATCTTCCCGGAATCCTCATGGAATGA